AGTCGTCCTTGCGCACGGCGGCCACGTCGAGCAACCGGATGAGGCCGCGATCGAGCACTGCGGACAACTCCGTGGCCACGTGGCTCGTGGCAGCGTGCTCGGGAAATTCGATGAGGAAGAAGTCGAGGGGCCCGAGGGCCGTTTCCTGCGTCATCGATTGCTCCTGGCGTCGTGGGCGAATGAAGGTCGAGCCTCGCACTGCACACGGTCGCCCGCATCATGCGAGATGGGTGATCACGTCGGCTGCCCCTCACGGGGGTCATGCGTGCCATCGGCTCGCCGGGCTCGTCGAACGGCCCCGGCATCAGCAGGAGCGTCCAGGTCGTCACGGACCTTCCGCCGCGGTGCTCGACCCTCATCATCGTCTGCCCCACCGAGACCGCGGGAGTCATGCTAAGTGGGTGACGTGCAGACGCTGGGCACGTGGTGGGATGTGGCGATGGATACCGATGGCGCGTCAGCAGCGGAGGTCTCGACGGTCCCCCCACCGGGAGGTCGACCGCCCGCGAGCACGCCTGCGGGGATGCTCGAGGGCGTGGCCAGCACGAGGACGCTGCGGCTCCTGCTCGGCGCCGCGGCGCTCGCCTTCCTCGCCGTCACGATCAAGGCGGCCAGCGACATCATCGGACCGTTGATGCTCGCGCTGGCGTTGACGATCGTCTTCCACCCGCTGCGCAAGCGTCTGACCCGGCGCGTGCCCGCGTGGTTGGCCTCGGTGAGTGTCGTCGTCGGCGTCTACCTGCTGCTCATCGTCCTGGGGCTGATGCTCCTCGTCTCGATCGCCCGGATGGCGCAACTGCTGCCCCAGTACCAGGCCCAGCTCAACGAACAGTTCGCCTTCATCGGCACCACCCTGAACTCGTGGGGGATCTCGCAGAGCCAGCTGGCGACGATGAAGGACTCCGTGGACACCGCCCGAGTGGCATCTGCCGCAGCCTCGGTGCTCGGCGAGTTGTTGGGCGTCCTGTCCAACTTCTTCTTCATCGTCGTCCTCCTGCTCTTCCTGGCCTTCGACGGCGCGCACACCGAGAAGCTCATGACCCATGCCCGGCGATTCCGGCCCAACGCCGTCGAGGCGATGTCCTCCTTCGCTCGGGGCACGCGGGCCTACCTGAGCGTGTCGGCCATCTTCGGGCTCATCGTCGCGGTGGTCGATACCGGCGCACTGTGGATCATGGGCGTGCCCGGCGCCTTCGTGTGGGGCGTCCTCGCCTTCGTCACCAACTTCGTCCCGAACATCGGATTCGTCATCGGTGTGGTCCCGCCGGCGCTCATCGCACTGCTCGACGGAGGGCCGACACTGATGCTGGCGGTCATCATCGTCTACAGCGTGATCAACTTCGTCATCCAGTCGATCATCCAACCGCGGGTCATCGGCAACTCGGTTGGCCTGTCGACGACGTTGACCTTCCTCTCGCTCGTCTTCTGGACCTTCATCCTCGGGCCGCTCGGGGCCATCCTCGCGGTGCCGATGAGCCTGTTGCTCCGTGCGGTGATCGTCGAGGCCGACCCCACGAGCCGGTGGGTCCTGCCGCTCGTCAGCGGTCGACTGGACCCGCCCGAGCCCGACGCGCCGGCCCCCGGCTGACGTCATCCCACCTGCATGACGCGCACACGCACGACCGGGCGTTGGCTGGCGATCAGTCACCCAGTGAGTGAGGATCCATGGACTATGCAGAGCAGCTCCGACACCTCGCCCTCGACAACCTCGACGCGGTGACCCCACTCGGGACACTCGACGCCAAGACGGGCTCGCTGGTGCGCCTGGGCGCGCTCGTCACGGTCCTGGCCGGAGTCCCCTCGATCCGGGTCGAGATCGACGCGGCCGTCGGTGCGGGGGCCACCGAGGCGGAGATCGTCGGTGTCCTCGACGCGCTGCTGCCGGTGGTGGGGCGGCCCAGGGTCGTGGCGGCCGCGCCGAAGGTGGCTCTGGCCCTGGGCTACGACGTGGACACGTTCCAGCTCCCGGGGTGAGTCGGGTCCGGTCAGTGACCGAGCAGACCGGTCTCGAGGGCCCGCTCGACCGCCGCGTTGCGAGTGGTGACGCCCAGCTTGCGGTAGATGGACCCGACCTCCGAGCTGACGGTGTTGCGTGAGATGAAGAGGCGTTCCCCGATGGCCGCCAGCGTGAGGTGTGTCTGCAGGTAGGGCAGCAACCGCAACTCCGCCGGGGTGAGGGGGACGGTCGCCACCCTCTCCACCGTGTCCACGAGCGTCGTGCGGAATCGCTGGACGTCCTCCACGAGACCACCCATGTCGGGCCGTCGCGACAGGATGTCGTCGACCTCGCGGAGGACGTGCGCCGCCGCCGTGCGGTTGCCGTTGTCGACGAAGGCCTGGGCGAGCTGTACTCGAAGACGGATCGCCACGAAGGGCAGCACGTGGGTGCTGTCGACGCGTGCACGCATCGCCCGCGACAGATATCCCTGCGCCGTCGACACGTCCTCCCGGTGTCGTGCGACTCGGGCAGCGACCGCGTAGACGAAGGCGGACAACGCGTAGCCCTCCAAGTGGTTCTCATCGACGAGGCGGACAGCCGCGTCCACTCGTGCCCGGGCCTGCGACCACGCTCCGTCCTCCATGGCCATGAGCGCCAGCTCGGACTCGCTCAACATGACGGACGTCGCCGACCCCACCTCGAGCGCGCACGTCGACGAGCGCGAGAACGCGTCTGCGGCCGCGTCCCGGTCCCCGACGAGCAGGGCTGTCGACCCGAGCGCATACAGGGCTGTGGCGCGCCACGGGCTCCACTCCCGGTCGTACGCCGCGGCGAACGCCGCGTCCTCGTGTGCTCGACGAGGACCGTGCCGACACATCACGGCACGAACGAGCGCACGGGCCGACGCGAACTCTGCTCGATCGCCGTCGGGGACCGTGTCCTCGTCGAGATCCTCGAGCAGGGCCGCCCATCGCTCCGACCCCGGAGACTTCCCCTGCAGGAGTGCAGTCCACGTCGCGATGACGAGCAGCGGCGGCGATGCCCGGATCACCGCGTCCTCGATGGTCGACAGCCACCGGGAGATCACCGTGAAGTCACCCTGTGCATAGGCAGGCACCGCCGTGGCCGCGATGAGGCTCGCCGCACGAGCCGACTTCCCGGCGGCAAGGAGGTGATCGACCGCCCAGTGCGGATGACCGTTCGCTTCGAACCACTCGGCGGCCCGCAGGTGCAGCTCGCCGACGATCTCCCCCTCGTCGCGGTGGGCCTGCGCGACCAGGAAGTCCCGGAACAGCGGATGGTAACGAATTCGGAGTCGACGACGGTCCAGTGGCACGAGGAAGAGGTTGAGCTCCTCGAGACGTCTCAGGTGCGCCGACGAGTTGGAGATCCCCACCACCGCGTCGCACACGGGAGCGGACAGCTCCTCAAGGATCGAGGTACGTCGCAGGAAGCTCTTCAGGTCGTCCGGCAAGCGGGCGAATGCCTCGAGGTGGAGGTAGTCGGAGATGGTCCGCTCATCACCGAAGAGCGACCGCGCATCTCCACCGGCGCGGACCGTCAACGCGTAGAGGAAGAGCCCGGCGGGCCACCCCTCGGAGCGAGCGACTGCCGAGGCGAGGTCGTCGTCGGACACGACGATCCCACTGTCGCTGAAGATCTGCCGAGCACCATCGGCATCGACTCGTAGGTCGTCGGTACCGATCTCGAACAGGTCCCCACACAACCGTCGCCGCGTGACGAAGGACTGCTCGTATCGACTGGTCAGGACGAGTTGGGAGCCTGCGGGCAGGTCTGCGAGAACGACCTCCAGGGCGTCCTGGCACTCATCCGAGCCCACGGCGTGCAGGTCGTCGATGAAGAACACGAAGGGTTCCGGGGCCTGACGGATCACGGCCGACAGCAAGGGCGCGGCCCCGCCCAGAACCGCGACATCGGTCCCCCGCATCTTCGGCACGACCTCTACAGCCAGTGGGCTGATGGACCTGCAGGCCATGGCCAGGACCGTCAGCAGCGAACCGGCCTCGTCGTCGTGACGATCAAGCGATGCCCACGCGACCCGACGGGTCTCCAGATGGGCCCACTCGGCAGCCATGGTGGACTTCCCGTACCCCGCCGGAGCAGTCACCGTCACGACGCGCCCCCCGCTTCGCCGCGCCGCCTCGATGAGCGGGCGTCGCGTGACCGTCCCCTGACGTGGCCGGTTGACCGTGACCTTGCTGTCGAGGGAGGCGGACTCAGGTGTCACCACTGACGACAGCGGACCCACGTGAGACATGGTCATGGCGTCCTTTTTACCACCGCAACTACCAATCCGGGCGTCGTGAACCGTGGAATCCGAGAGTCCCCAGCCGTGAACCGCTGGTCACTGCAAGGCGGAGGTCAGTCGGGCCAAGCCGTCCACCGCCGTACGCCTGGTTGGTTCCATCGCCCACTGCTCGGCCGTCAGCTCGGTGCTGAGGGTGCGGTACTCGTCCTCGACCCGGCGCATCTGCTGCACGTAGTGGCGTGATCGAACCATGAGGGAGACCTCGCAGTTCAGTCCGAACGAGCGCATGTCCATGTTGCTCGACCCGATCACCGCGACATCGTCGTCGATGCTGAAGTGCTTGGCGTGCAGGATGTACGGCGCCGGGTACTGGTAGATCCGCATACCGGCGTCGAGAAGCGGCGCATAGTACGAGCGTTGCGCGTGCCACACCAGGGCCTGGTCCCCGATCTCCGAGACGAACAGCTCCACGGTCACGCCGCGATCGATGGCGGCCATGATCCCGCGCAGCATGGACTCCTCGGGGACGAAGTACGGACTCGTGATCGCCACCCGCTCCTGCGCGGCGTAGAGCAGGCTCAGGAAGAGCTGGAGGTTGTTCTCCACGGGATAGCCGGGACCGCTGGGCACCACCTGGCACTCGAGGAGTTCGTCAGCCGAGGTCGTGGCGGTCACCGACGGCGAGTTCGTCACGGGCAGACGCTCGTCCGACTCCATGTACCAGTCGGTCGCGAACACAAGATCGACCGACGCGACGACCGGTCCCTCGATCCGGGTCATGAGGTCCTGCCACTGCAGCCCGCGCGAGAGGTTCTTCTTCTTGTTGTAGCTGCGGTCGATGAGGTTCTGGGACCCCAGGAAGGCAGTCCGTCCGTCGACCACGAGCAACTTGCGATGGTTGCGCAGATCCAGTCGCTGGTAGCGCCCCCTGAGCGGTTGTACCGGCAGCATGAGGTGCCACTGGGCTCCCATGGCGTCGAGACGGGCGATCGTCGCCGCGTAGTCACGACAGTGCGACGAGGCCCAGTGGTCCAAGAGCACACGGATGGTCACCCCACGCTCCGCGGCTGCCTCGAGCGCGTCGAAGAACGGGGCGGTGCTCTCGTCGAGCGACAGGATGTAGAACTCGACGTGCACGTAGGCCCGCGCACCGGCGATCTCCCGGGTCATCGTTGCCAGGGACTCGGCGTAGTCCCCGATGAGCGAGCCGCGGTTGCCGGCCCACAGGGGCATGGCGGTGTGCTCGTCGTTCATCCGCACCACACCGGCCCACCACGGCGGCCACCGCGAGGTGTCCGGCTCGGGCGACTGCGCGGCGTGCTCGGCGATGACCTCGTCCATCTCCTGCTGCTTCTGCAGCCGATGTCGCGGCAGCTTGGGATTGCCGATGAGCAGGAAGAGCAACCCTCCGACGACCGGGATGAAGAAGATCGCCAGGAGCCACGCCATCGCGGCCGTGGGGCGGCGGTTGGGCGGCACGTAGATCAACGCGAGGATCCGCAGGACCAGGTCCAGCAACACCAGCCCGCCGCCGAGGACGGCGATGTGGGGCACTGACATGTGTACCGCCCTTCGTCGGAGCCGGGTCCACCGCCGTGCCCGAGCGTTGGCCGTGCGCGTGGCCATTCACACTCGCACGAGCCGATCGTCCGCGCGTCCCCCAATGAGGGTGAATCGGTGGGGACGAGTGGCGACTGGTGTCGCGCGAGGCCGGGTCAGTGCGTGCTGGTGACCCGGAACTCGTGGATCGACCGGCCGGCGGCCCTGCCCTTGTCCTCGAACCCGGCACTCGGTCGCCAGTCCGGACGCTCCCCCTCGACGACCATGACGCCGCCGTGCTCCGCGAGCTGGCTGCGTACATGGTCGGCGTAGGCAGCGTGGTCGGTGGCGATGAGCAGGTGACCACCGGGGCGCAGTCGGTGCAGCAGCATGTCGAGGGTGTCCTGCTGGACGAAGCGACGCTTGGCGTGGCGCGCCTTCGGCCACGGGTCGGGGAAGAACAGGTGCACCGCCTCGAGCTGGTCCTCGCCGACGCACTGCACGAGGTACTCGATGGCGTCCCCCCGGTGCACCCGGACGTTGTCCAGCCCTTCCTCGTCGGCACGGACCATGAGCCGGGCGACCCCGGGCACGTGCACCTCGGCGGCGATGATCCCGTGGTCGGGCCGCTCGCGCGCGTAGGCGATCGTCGACTCCCCGTAGCCGGAGCCGATCTCGAGGACGACCGGCACGTCCCGACCGAAGGCCCGGGCGGGGTCGAGCGGCGTGGTCGGTACCGCGAAACGTGGCAGGAAGGTCTCCATCCGCTCCTGGGTCTGCGGGGACATCCGCCAGCGGGGGGTGAATGTGCGCACGGTCGCCCGGTGGCGCCCCTCGGCGGTCAGGGGGGTGTGCGTCAGGGGCGCCTTGTGCGGGTCGGGTTCGGAGGTGGTCACGGCCGCACAGGCTATCCCGAGCTCAGTCGCGCCAGATGATCACGGCGGCACGGTCGTCGTCGGCGCCCGCGCGACCTCCATCGACGAGGGCCTTGGCGAGCCCGGGGAAGCCCCGGGTGAGCCGGGCCTGAGCGGCACCGAGCATCCAGTCGATGCCGTCGTCGAGGTCACGACCGCGCGACTCGATGATGCCGTCGGTGTAGACGAGCAGGGCGTCCCCACGGTTGAGCACCGTGTGTGCCCGGGGGTACTCGGCCTCCGGGACGAGTCCGAGCGCCGGGCCGCGGTTGCCCTCGAGCGGGATCCAGCGGCCGGAGCCGGCGTCGTAGCGCATCGCGGGCGGGTGACCGGCCGAGGCGACCGACGCCTCCCCCGTGACCAGGTCGAGGCAGACGTGCACGGCGGTGGCGAATCCCTCGTCCCACATGTCGCGCTCGAGGAACTCGTTGGCCATCGGCAGCACCCGGTGCGGGGTGGCCGAGCCGATGACGCCCCCGAGGGCGCCGGCAAGGACGAGCGCACGGGTCCCGGCCGCCTGTCCCTTGCCGCTGACGTCGGCGAGGACCATCTCGAGCTGACGACCGCAGCGACTGCCCGAGGTGATGCTGAAGTCGCCCGCGAAGGCGTCCCCGTGGGCGGTCGCGAAGGAGCGCTCCGCGTGCCACCCGGCCGGCAGCCGTGGGATGTCGCCCATCGCACGCAGGCGGGAGCGCAGGTCCCCGAGCATCCGATCCCCCTCGAAGGTGGCTGCACCGTGGTGCGAGCGCGAGGTGGCGACGGCGTACATCAGCGCGAGGGAGACGATCAGTGGGAGGGTGCCGCCCATTCCGTCACCGGAGAAGGCGAGGGACCATGCGACACAGGCGAGGACGACACCGAAGACCATCCGGACCTGCTGCAGGGTGCACAGCGTGGTCGCCAGGAGGCACACGGGCACCAACGTCACGAGCGGGATGGTGGCGGTCCAGGTCTGGTGCGCGGCGGCGATCGCGAGAACGGTCATCAGGACCGTCAGCAGCAGGGCCGTCCCCTCGAGCCGTGGCAGCGACCGCGGCAACCACCGTCGCTCCGCCCACGCGGGAATGCGGCTCGGCAGGATCGCAGACACGCTCTACTCCCCCGGTCGTCCGGCGCCCCACCAAGTGGTGGGACCTGACCGCACCATAAGCGCCGACAGGCCGTCTGTGAAGTGGCCGTGACCGATCGGAAACCTCGCGAGCACCCGTGTCAGGAGTGCGATTTCGACCTCAGGGCAGCGGTGGGAGGGTGCCGTCCACCTCGAAGGCACTCACCATGTCGATGCGCCGCTGGTGACGGTCCTCGCCCGTGAAGTCGGTCGTGAGGAAGACCTGCACCATCTCCTTGGCCTCGGCGAGTGACTGCATCCGGCCGCCCATCGACAGCACCTGGGCATCGTTGTGCTCACGGGCCAGACGGGCCAGCTCCGCGTTGTAGCACAAGGCAGCCCGGATGCCGGAGACCTTGTTGGCGGCCATCTGCTCGCCGTTGCCGGAACCCCCCAGGACGATCCCGCGGCTGCCCGGGTCGTCAGCCACGGCCCGGGCGGTCCGCAGCACGAAGACGGGGTAGTCGTCGACGGCGTCGTACTCGAAGGGGCCGTGGTCGGTCACCTCGTGGCCCTCCGCCGCGAGGAAGGTGAGCAGCTCCTGGTGGAGGTCGAAGGCCGCGTGGTCGCCGCCGATGTGAACGCGCAAAGATCTCTCCGGTGTGGGAAGGGGGTGGACTCGGTCAGTCGAAGATCGGGCCGCGGGTGCGGGTGCGCTTCAGCTCGAAGAACCCCTCGGTACCGGCGACGAGGACGCAGCCGTCGAACAGTCGCCCGGCAGCCTCCCCCTTCGGAGCAGGCGAGACGACGGGACCGAAGAAGGCGACCTCACCGACGGAGATCACCGGCGTACCCACGTCGTCACCGACGAGGCCGATGGCGCGGTCGTGGCTCCGGCGCAGGAAATCGTCGTGCTCGTCGCTGTCCGCGGCCTCGACCAGCTCGGTCGGTAGGCCGACCTCGGCGAGCGCCTCGGCGGTGGCGGCACGGAAGTCCTGTTGCTCCCCCAGGTGCAGCCGGGTACCGATCGCGTCGTACAGCGGCTTGGTGACCTCGTCGCCGTGGGCCTTGCGCGCGGCCGCGATGACCCGCACCGGGGTCCAGCCCCGCTGCATCAGGTCGCGGTAGTCGTCGGACAGGTCGCGCCCCTCGTTGAGCACCGACAGACTCATCTGCGACCAGGTGATCTCGACGTCGCGGACCCGCTCGACCTCCATCAGCCACCGAGAGGTCATCCATGCCCACGGGCACAGGGGGTCGAACCACATTTCCACGGACTGCTTCGGCATGGGTTCATCGTCGCAGACCGACGGGGCAGATCCTGCGTCGGGCCCGGTGCGTGAAACCATGGGGGGAAATCGCCGACACGAAGGAGCCCACGTGCCCGGGAAGAACCTCACCCGCGAGGAGGCCGCGGAACGTGCGGCCGTCGTCGCGGTGGACGACCACGCGATCACGCTCGACCTGACGACCTCGGAGACGACGTTCGCGACGACCAGCACGATCCACTTCACGGCGAAGGAGGGATCGAGCACCTTCGTCGACTTCATCGGTGAGTCGGTGGACGAGGTCGTGCTCAACGGCACCTCCCTCGAGCCGGCCGAGGTCTTCGCCGACCACCGTGTGCGCCTGGACGAGCTCGCCGCGGACAACACGGTGACCATCCGCGCGACCGGCCGTTACATGAACACCGGCGAGGGCCTGCACCGGTTCGTCGACCCCGTCGACGGGGAGGTCTACCTCTACACGCAGTTCGAGGTGCCGGACAGCCGCCGGATGTACCCGGTCTTCGAGCAGCCCGACCTCAAGGCGAGCTTCACCCTCACCGTGACGGCCCCCGCGCACTGGCAGGTCATCGGCAACTCCCCCACCCCCGAGCCGACGCCGGTCCCCAACGGGGCAGGGCAGGGTGCCGCGGTCTGGGCGTTCGCCCCCACCGAGCGGATGAGCAGCTACATCACCGCCCTCGTCGCGGGCCCCTACGACGTCGTGCGCGACTCGCTGGTCTCGGGGGGCAAGGAGGTGCCGCTGGGCATCTTCTGCCGCAGGTCGCTGACGCAGTACCTCGACGCGGAGAACCTGTTCGCGCTGACCAAGGCCGGTTTCGCCTTCTACGAGGAGGAGTTCCGGCAGGGGTACCCGTTCACCAAGTACGACCAGGTCTTCACGCCGGAGTACAACATGGGCGCGATGGAGAACGCCGGCTGCGTGACCTTCCACGAGATGTACGTCTTCCGCTCCAAGGTCCCCGACGCGTTGGTCGAGCGTCGTGCCCTCACGGTCCTGCACGAACTGGCCCACATGTGGTTCGGCAATCTCGTGACGATGAAGTGGTGGAACGACCTGTGGCTGAACGAGTCCTTCGCGGAGTGGGCCTCGACGACCTGTCAGGCCGAGGCCACCGAGTGGACCGATGCCTGGACCACCTTCTGCACCCACGAGAAGGCCTGGGCCTACCGCCAGGACCAGCTGTCCTCGACGCACCCGATCGTCGCGCCGATCCGTGACCTCGAGGACGTCGAGGTCAACTTCGACGGCATCACCTACGCCAAGGGCGCCTCGGTCCTCAAGCAGCTCGTCGCCTACGTCGGCCGCGAGGCCTTCCGCGACGGCATCCGCGCCTACTTCGTCAAGCACGCGTGGGGCAACACGACCCTCGACGACCTGCTGGTCGAGCTGGAGGCCACCTCCGGTCGCGACCTGCGGTCCTGGTCGCGGCTGTGGCTGGAGACGGCCGGGGTCAACACCCTGCGTCCGCTCGTCGAGGTCGACGAGCGCGGCCACTACGTCGATGCGGTCATCGAGCAGACCCACGCCGAGGGCTTCGCGACGTTGCGCCCACACCGTCTGGCGGTCGGCCTGTACGACCTCGTCGACGGCGCCCTCGTGCGCCGCGAGCGCATCGAGGTGGACGTCGACGGCGCGAGCACGCCCCTGCCCCAGCTGGTCGGGCAGCGTCAGCCGGACCTGCTGCTGCTCAACGACGACGACCTGACCTATGCCAAGCTCCGTCTGGACGAGCGCTCCCTCGCGACACTGCTGGCGCACCCGACCGCGTTCGGTGAGTCGCTGCCGATGTCCTTGGCGCTCGCGTCGGCGTGGGACATGACCCGCGACGGCGAGATGGCCGCCCGCGAGTACGTCGACCTGGCCCTGCCGGTCCTCGAGGGTCTCGCCGACTCCACGCTGCTGCGCACCCTGCTGTCGCAGGTGTCGACGTGCGTGGGCGTCTACAGCGCACCCGGCCACCGGGAGGCGCTGCGCGAGGTGGTCGTCACCTCACTCCGCTCGCTGGCGGAGGCCGCAGCTCCCGGCAGCGACGCCCAGCTGCAGCTGGTCACCGCGCACGCGGGCATGCTGGCGCCCGGTGACGACGTCGGTCTGGTCGCAGGCCTGCTCGACGGCAGCGCCGCGCTCGAGGGCCTGGCCGTCGACACCGACATGCGGTGGACGCTGCTGACCGGGCTCGCCGCCGCCGGCGAGGCGGACGCCGACGCCATCGCGCGGGAGGCGAAGGGGGACAACACGGCCACCGGTCGTGAGCGCGCCGCGCGAGCCGCTGCGAGCATCCCGACCGCCGAGGCCAAGGAGGCCGCCTGGCAGGCCGGTGTGGTCGACACCGACACCCCCAACTCGGTCGTGGACGCGCACGCACTCGGTTTCGGGCGCACCCACGACCCGGCGCTGCTCACCCCCTTCGTCCAGCGGTACCACGACGTGCTGGAGCAGGTGTGGCAGCAGCGGACCCACGCCATCGCCGAAGGCATCGTCCTGGGGTTCTACCCGATGGCGCTGGCGGGGCCGGACCTCCTCGCGACGACCCAGGCGTGGCTCGACGAACACCCCCAGGCCCCCGACGGACTTCGTCGGCTGGTCGCGGAGAGCCGCGACACCGTCGCCCGCGCCGTGCGAGCACAGGAGCGTGACAGCCGTTGATGCCGGTCGGTATCCCGATCATCGACCTCCCCAAGGCCGCACAGTCGCCGCTGGACCCCCTCACCTGGGCCGGTGTCCTCGAGTGGCTGCTCGGCGCGCCCCTGAGGATCGTCCTCACCATCCTGCTGGCCTATGTGGCCCGGCGCCTGGTTCATCGGGCGATCGACAAGGCCATCGAGAAGTCGATCGCCCGCAGCGAGGCAGCCCAGGCCAAACGGGACCACAAGCGGTCCAAGGGAATGCCGGCGAGCACCGTGCGCGAGCGCTCCCGGCAACGGGCCCTGACCACCGGTTCCCTGCTGCGGAGCATCGCCACGATCGTCATCGGCACGATCACGGCGCTGACCGTCCTGGATCTGATGGGCATCCCGTTGGCACCGCTGCTCGCGTCCGCAGGTGTCGGAGGCATCGCGCTCGGTTTCGGTGCGCAGGCGCTGGTGAAGGACTACCTGTCGGGCATCTTCATGATCCTCGAGGACCAGTACGGCGTCGGTGACTACATCGACACCGGCGAGGCCGTCGGCACCGTCGAGGAGGTCTCGCTCCGGGTGACGCGGCTGCGCGACCTCGACGGCGTCGTCTGGTACGTGCGCAACGGCGAGATCCTGCGCATCGGCAACCGCAGCCAGGGCTGGTCGACGGTGATGGTCGACCTGCCCTTCTCCTACCGCGAGGACGTCGACCAGGTCATCGGCATCATCCGGGACGCGGTCTCGGTGATGGACACGGACGAGCACTGGGGCCCGAAGCTGCGCGAGGCGCCCAGCGTGCTCGGCGTCGAGACGATCACCGCCGGGACCGTGAGCGTGCGCGTCTTCGCCACCTGCGCACCGAACGAGAACTGGGGACTCCAGCGCGAGATCCGTCGCCGGGTCAAGGATGCCTTCGACCGTGAGGGCATCGCCGGTCCCCCGCTGCCGCCCGTCGGCGGCACCCACACGATCTGAGAGGCCTGACGAGACGTGGACGCACAACCTTCCGACACCTTCTA
The DNA window shown above is from Janibacter sp. A1S7 and carries:
- a CDS encoding AI-2E family transporter; protein product: MASTRTLRLLLGAAALAFLAVTIKAASDIIGPLMLALALTIVFHPLRKRLTRRVPAWLASVSVVVGVYLLLIVLGLMLLVSIARMAQLLPQYQAQLNEQFAFIGTTLNSWGISQSQLATMKDSVDTARVASAAASVLGELLGVLSNFFFIVVLLLFLAFDGAHTEKLMTHARRFRPNAVEAMSSFARGTRAYLSVSAIFGLIVAVVDTGALWIMGVPGAFVWGVLAFVTNFVPNIGFVIGVVPPALIALLDGGPTLMLAVIIVYSVINFVIQSIIQPRVIGNSVGLSTTLTFLSLVFWTFILGPLGAILAVPMSLLLRAVIVEADPTSRWVLPLVSGRLDPPEPDAPAPG
- a CDS encoding carboxymuconolactone decarboxylase family protein, producing MDYAEQLRHLALDNLDAVTPLGTLDAKTGSLVRLGALVTVLAGVPSIRVEIDAAVGAGATEAEIVGVLDALLPVVGRPRVVAAAPKVALALGYDVDTFQLPG
- a CDS encoding helix-turn-helix transcriptional regulator; translated protein: MVTPESASLDSKVTVNRPRQGTVTRRPLIEAARRSGGRVVTVTAPAGYGKSTMAAEWAHLETRRVAWASLDRHDDEAGSLLTVLAMACRSISPLAVEVVPKMRGTDVAVLGGAAPLLSAVIRQAPEPFVFFIDDLHAVGSDECQDALEVVLADLPAGSQLVLTSRYEQSFVTRRRLCGDLFEIGTDDLRVDADGARQIFSDSGIVVSDDDLASAVARSEGWPAGLFLYALTVRAGGDARSLFGDERTISDYLHLEAFARLPDDLKSFLRRTSILEELSAPVCDAVVGISNSSAHLRRLEELNLFLVPLDRRRLRIRYHPLFRDFLVAQAHRDEGEIVGELHLRAAEWFEANGHPHWAVDHLLAAGKSARAASLIAATAVPAYAQGDFTVISRWLSTIEDAVIRASPPLLVIATWTALLQGKSPGSERWAALLEDLDEDTVPDGDRAEFASARALVRAVMCRHGPRRAHEDAAFAAAYDREWSPWRATALYALGSTALLVGDRDAAADAFSRSSTCALEVGSATSVMLSESELALMAMEDGAWSQARARVDAAVRLVDENHLEGYALSAFVYAVAARVARHREDVSTAQGYLSRAMRARVDSTHVLPFVAIRLRVQLAQAFVDNGNRTAAAHVLREVDDILSRRPDMGGLVEDVQRFRTTLVDTVERVATVPLTPAELRLLPYLQTHLTLAAIGERLFISRNTVSSEVGSIYRKLGVTTRNAAVERALETGLLGH
- the cls gene encoding cardiolipin synthase; protein product: MSVPHIAVLGGGLVLLDLVLRILALIYVPPNRRPTAAMAWLLAIFFIPVVGGLLFLLIGNPKLPRHRLQKQQEMDEVIAEHAAQSPEPDTSRWPPWWAGVVRMNDEHTAMPLWAGNRGSLIGDYAESLATMTREIAGARAYVHVEFYILSLDESTAPFFDALEAAAERGVTIRVLLDHWASSHCRDYAATIARLDAMGAQWHLMLPVQPLRGRYQRLDLRNHRKLLVVDGRTAFLGSQNLIDRSYNKKKNLSRGLQWQDLMTRIEGPVVASVDLVFATDWYMESDERLPVTNSPSVTATTSADELLECQVVPSGPGYPVENNLQLFLSLLYAAQERVAITSPYFVPEESMLRGIMAAIDRGVTVELFVSEIGDQALVWHAQRSYYAPLLDAGMRIYQYPAPYILHAKHFSIDDDVAVIGSSNMDMRSFGLNCEVSLMVRSRHYVQQMRRVEDEYRTLSTELTAEQWAMEPTRRTAVDGLARLTSALQ
- the trmB gene encoding tRNA (guanosine(46)-N7)-methyltransferase TrmB, encoding MTTSEPDPHKAPLTHTPLTAEGRHRATVRTFTPRWRMSPQTQERMETFLPRFAVPTTPLDPARAFGRDVPVVLEIGSGYGESTIAYARERPDHGIIAAEVHVPGVARLMVRADEEGLDNVRVHRGDAIEYLVQCVGEDQLEAVHLFFPDPWPKARHAKRRFVQQDTLDMLLHRLRPGGHLLIATDHAAYADHVRSQLAEHGGVMVVEGERPDWRPSAGFEDKGRAAGRSIHEFRVTSTH
- a CDS encoding PP2C family protein-serine/threonine phosphatase gives rise to the protein MSAILPSRIPAWAERRWLPRSLPRLEGTALLLTVLMTVLAIAAAHQTWTATIPLVTLVPVCLLATTLCTLQQVRMVFGVVLACVAWSLAFSGDGMGGTLPLIVSLALMYAVATSRSHHGAATFEGDRMLGDLRSRLRAMGDIPRLPAGWHAERSFATAHGDAFAGDFSITSGSRCGRQLEMVLADVSGKGQAAGTRALVLAGALGGVIGSATPHRVLPMANEFLERDMWDEGFATAVHVCLDLVTGEASVASAGHPPAMRYDAGSGRWIPLEGNRGPALGLVPEAEYPRAHTVLNRGDALLVYTDGIIESRGRDLDDGIDWMLGAAQARLTRGFPGLAKALVDGGRAGADDDRAAVIIWRD
- a CDS encoding ribose-5-phosphate isomerase codes for the protein MRVHIGGDHAAFDLHQELLTFLAAEGHEVTDHGPFEYDAVDDYPVFVLRTARAVADDPGSRGIVLGGSGNGEQMAANKVSGIRAALCYNAELARLAREHNDAQVLSMGGRMQSLAEAKEMVQVFLTTDFTGEDRHQRRIDMVSAFEVDGTLPPLP
- a CDS encoding DsbA family protein, which codes for MPKQSVEMWFDPLCPWAWMTSRWLMEVERVRDVEITWSQMSLSVLNEGRDLSDDYRDLMQRGWTPVRVIAAARKAHGDEVTKPLYDAIGTRLHLGEQQDFRAATAEALAEVGLPTELVEAADSDEHDDFLRRSHDRAIGLVGDDVGTPVISVGEVAFFGPVVSPAPKGEAAGRLFDGCVLVAGTEGFFELKRTRTRGPIFD